A region from the Misgurnus anguillicaudatus chromosome 7, ASM2758022v2, whole genome shotgun sequence genome encodes:
- the prox2 gene encoding prospero homeobox protein 2, translating to MNLSPSEQSMHKPSEDCTEVNKADLLAPCFRRNPYDETLTSYHNGSIISHLLRKTIHNKLTALDSNLLYLPTANVSGTSMVDSESSVTDFSQDTQSCMSFKDRNDDLSCGSQNLGTDVECPLTEHLQAKRARVENIIRGMAGSPNSRSHEEGDECEAMRCRREALKENKRKQRLPQHQEPSQINGQPSIKNNGAKTSKDEECHKLKEQLQSMQRLLHQLQEKISHVYDQNYCRNEEREDERDIRESLSLSVIGKLNKSLGTIAGSDRDKLNVHDSGFTSDREVKNLQETLKCELTRTVSETIDMVFRKHSMALLTQSSQPCQSPAHSETEKQTHGDSPPEISDSDEMTAERFESTPVNSPEHQTEALSLVVRKPSLNQFNSVSQGIKRPYPLHQTPFQFGYNAPFHDSQILEHLLKYGPHSTFSTLPCLPPSLERSSPDTMDHTWESVTMRSKVTSGHLTSHHRPGPPGLVAVDTLCLPHVKMECGDLQSMAERSSFISLNIQEGLTPNHLKKAKLMFFYTRYPSSNLLKNFFPDVKFNRCITSQLIKWFSNFREFYYIQMEKFARQAITDGVNDVKDITVNRESELFRALNMHYNKANDFQVPDRFLEVAEITLQEFYSAISLSKDSDPSWKKAIYKVICKLDSDVPEDFKSPSYM from the exons ATGAATCTGAGTCCATCTGAACAAAGCATGCACAAACCGAGCGAGGACTGCACGGAAGTCAATAAAGCCGATCTACTAGCCCCCTGTTTTCGTAGAAACCCATATGATGAAACCCTCACGTCTTACCACAACGGCTCCATTATATCTCACCTACTGCGTAAAACTATTCACAATAAACTGACAGCCCTCGACAGCAACCTCCTTTACTTGCCGACGGCTAACGTTTCTGGTACCAGCATGGTCGATTCTGAATCCAGCGTGACAGATTTTTCTCAAGACACTCAGAGTTGCATGTCCTTCAAAGACAGAAATGATGACCTGTCCTGTGGAAGTCAGAACTTGGGTACAGACGTCGAGTGCCCGTTGACCGAGCACCTCCAAGCGAAGCGTGCACGGGTGGAGAACATTATACGAGGCATGGCTGGCTCACCCAATTCCAGGTCACACGAAGAAGGAGATGAATGCGAAGCCATGCGCTGTAGACGAGAAGCTCTGAAGGAAAACAAGCGCAAACAGAGACTTCCCCAACACCAGGAACCCAGTCAGATCAATGGGCAACCAAGCATCAAAAACAACGGTGCTAAGACGAGCAAAGACGAGGAGTGTCACAAACTGAAGGAGCAGCTCCAGAGCATGCAGCGTCTCCTTCATCAGCTTCAGGAGAAGATCTCTCACGTCTATGACCAGAATTACTGCAGGAATGAGGAAAGGGAAGATGAACGTGACATCCGGGAATCTCTGAGTTTGAGCGTCATAGGAAAACTCAACAAAAGTCTCGGCACCATCGCAGGTAGCGACAGAGACAAACTGAACGTGCACGATAGCGGTTTTACATCAGACAGGGAGGTAAAGAACCTTCAGGAGACTCTGAAATGTGAGCTGACCAGGACTGTAAGTGAAACCATCGACATGGTCTTCAGAAAACACTCGATGGCCTTACTAACACAGTCATCACAGCCATGCCAGAGTCCAGCGCACTCGGAAACGGAGAAGCAAACTCATGGAGATTCGCCTCCGGAGATCTCAGACTCTGACGAAATGACCGCAGAGCGCTTCGAAAGCACACCTGTCAACAGCCCCGAACACCAAACCGAAGCTCTGTCCCTAGTGGTTCGCAAACCTTCCCTGAATCAGTTCAACTCAGTCAGCCAGGGTATAAAGAGACCCTACCCGCTCCACCAGACTCCTTTCCAGTTTGGCTACAATGCTCCTTTTCATGACAGCCAGATCCTGGAGCACCTTTTGAAATATGGACCTCATTCGACCTTCTCTACACTCCCCTGTCTGCCTCCATCATTGGAAAGGTCATCACCAGACACCATGGATCATACCTGGGAAAGCGTCACCATGAGATCTAAGGTAACCTCTGGTCATTTGACTTCGCACCATCGGCCCGGACCTCCTGGACTTGTGGCGGTAGATACGCTTTGCCTGCCGCATGTTAAAATGGAGTGTGGCGATCTTCAGAGTATGGCGGAGAGAAGCTCTTTCATCTCACTCAAT ATTCAGGAGGGTCTGACCCCAAATCACCTGAAGAAAGCCAAACTCATGTTCTTCTACACGCGCTATCCAAGCTCAAACTTACTCAAGAACTTCTTCCCTGATGTCAAG TTTAACCGCTGCATCACATCTCAGCTGATCAAGTGGTTCAGTAACTTTCGGGAGTTTTACTACATCCAGATGGAGAAGTTTGCGCGTCAGGCCATCACTGATGGTGTTAATGATGTGAAGGATATAACCGTCAACAGAGAATCTGAACTCTTCCGTGCCCTCAACATGCACTACAATAAAGCCAATGACTTCCAG GTTCCAGACAGATTTTTGGAGGTTGCTGAAATCACACTTCAGGAGTTTTACAGTGCCATTTCTCTGTCCAAAGACTCCGATCCTTCATGGAAAAAAGCCATCTACAAAGTCATCTGTAAACTAGACAGTGATGTTCCTGAGGATTTCAAGTCTCCTTCATACATGTAG